The Nitrospirota bacterium genomic sequence TTGGGATAAACGTTATAAACTCTCCCTAACCATACAATTAGGGGGACTTTCTAACGGGGTTGAGAATCTTCTCTATTATCCTGCTTGTTGATACCCCCTCTATGAGGGGTATAGATATTACCTTCCCTCCCTTTGCTTCTACGATTTCTCTTCCTACTATCTGATCGATTCCCCAGTCCCCTCCTTTCACCAGAATATCGGGCTGGAGTTCTGTGATGATATTTAACGGATCTGGTTCGTCAAAAAAAGTAATAAAGTCAACACATTCAAGGGATGCAAGAACCTCTGCACGTTCTTCCTGTGGTGTGATAGGACGGTCTTTCCCCTTTATATTCCGAACAGAGGCATCTGTATTTATGGCTACTATAAGGATATCTCCCAGTTCCTTTGCCTTCTGGAGGTATCTTGTGTGTCCGATATGAAGGATATCGAAACAGCCGTTGGTAAAGACAATTCTTTTACCCTGGCTTTTTAGAGTTTCAACAGTCTCTTTCAGTTCTTTACGGCTTTTTATCTTCTCGATTCCCATCCTATGTGATGCGCATGCCAAATTCAGCAATCTTTGGCTTTACCAGAGCGGCATAATCAGCGTAATCCATCTTTATAGATTCCGTATGATTTCCTGCCAGGAAGAATATCTCTTTATCCTCTGAGAGAGTTTTATCTTCATATACATCTATGTCGTAGAGATTTCCAAATGGTGGCATCGCACCGACTTCACAGTCAGGGAAAAGCTTTCCAAACTCTTCCTCTGTTGCAAGCCTGACATCCTTTGTCTGCAAGAGTTCTTTGAGTTTATGCATGTCTATCTTCCAGCTTGCCGGAAGTACTGCCATAACGAAACGCTCACCTGCTTTTATGATAACTACCTTCGCTAATTCTTTTCCTGGAACATGGAGGGCTGCAGCGATTTCCTGTGCGGTAAACGCCTCTGGATGAACCAGAACCTTATAGTTAACACCATTTTTATCCAGGTAATCTTTGAGCTTTTTGCATATCATATAAATCCCCCCTTTCTATATAGGCTGTGGACTCCTTTTAAACTTGGCTAATTATACCATTTTTCGTATTTAAGTTGAACTAACTAGTATAAAA encodes the following:
- the rfaE2 gene encoding D-glycero-beta-D-manno-heptose 1-phosphate adenylyltransferase, with translation MLNLACASHRMGIEKIKSRKELKETVETLKSQGKRIVFTNGCFDILHIGHTRYLQKAKELGDILIVAINTDASVRNIKGKDRPITPQEERAEVLASLECVDFITFFDEPDPLNIITELQPDILVKGGDWGIDQIVGREIVEAKGGKVISIPLIEGVSTSRIIEKILNPVRKSP
- a CDS encoding YbaK/EbsC family protein, whose translation is MICKKLKDYLDKNGVNYKVLVHPEAFTAQEIAAALHVPGKELAKVVIIKAGERFVMAVLPASWKIDMHKLKELLQTKDVRLATEEEFGKLFPDCEVGAMPPFGNLYDIDVYEDKTLSEDKEIFFLAGNHTESIKMDYADYAALVKPKIAEFGMRIT